The genomic region tccagggtcacatgtaaacCCTACAGACTATAATTTGCTCTATAAAACTGGTTCTAGTCTTAAAATGGACTAAAATAGGCATAAAATATAGATGGGTGAGGGAACCTAATTGTCAGTTCTGACCTTGTGTGGCTGGGTGTAATTGTTTCCAAGCCCAGAGGTCAAACTGTGGTATTTGGCCATCGGGTCCAGTGACTCAGGTTTCTGCATGAACAGCCAGAACTGTGTAATAAAAAACAACAGATGAAAACCGAGACAAGGAGAAAGCAATGAGGTCCAGACAACTGTGAATAAACTGAGTCATTTCTTCAACTGACATGCAGCACTAGGCTTCAAAAACGATTAGAATCCAAGTGTTTTCACATCTTGACTCAATTTTTCCATTCCATGTACTATGAAACATATTCTGTTTCACCGCCATACAATTTAGTAGGTTTATGAAGGGAttcaatacatttaaataattatttatggttaaaggattagttcatttcattttagttcagaataaaaaatttcctgataacttactcacccccatgtcatccaagacgtcCTTCTttgttcagtcgaaaagaaagtaaggtttttgaggacaactttccagggtttttctccaaatagtggactacAAGGgtagccaatgggttgaaggtccaaattgcagtttcaaagggttctacacgatTCCAGCCAAAGATTAAGGGTCTTGTCAAGTACATAAtcaagttggaaaggtcatgtgcaGTTAGGTCTTCATCTGTgtgctttggttcaaaaaggcagGGTTGGGCTTCATCTCCATCTCAtcttctccttcaacttcaaaatcattcaacatcattgttttacctttttttgtaaagggtgttcaACTTTTTCgtacattcgctttgtaaacactaggttggttacttccgcctacgtcacatTTGACCTTTCCAAAATGATTTTGTGATGTGTGAGGTCAATATCTAAGAAATGAACTGTGATTTTCTGAACCACGAATGTTTATCTTGCACTAGGCAAGATTAGCATTTGTGGTAAatatgttttacatgtttttcagaaaatgacattttcgctagataagccccctattcctcagctgggaacgtttagagctctttgaagctgcattgaaactgcaatttggacgttcaacccactgatccccattgaagtccactatatggagaaaaatcctggaatgttttcctcgaaatccttaatttcttttcgaatgTAGAaaataagacatgaacatcttgaatgacatatcaggaaacttttattctggaaatgaacatTTGTGGTGGGGATGGTACTTACCAAAGCCTCTGCTCCATTGTAAGGTGAGAGAGTGAAAGTATTGGTGAATATCCTTATCTGATGAGACAGGACAGGACACAAAGTTCAATTTGTCTGACTTTCCTATTATTGTGTTGATAAAGAAAAAGTAAAGTAAACTGAAGACCTACAAGCCACATTATTGGCATGATGAGAGTCCAGAAGAATGATGGTAGAATGCCATAGGTGAGGTTGGTCATGACCAGACCAGGACAGATCACTGATGAGTACAAACCCTGTGAACAGATCACTAGCACTCATAACTAATTCACAATTATGATAATCATAAATAATTCAGGTATAAAGTGTGTCAAACAGTAAGCATTTTCTGTAGGGAACTGTGAACTTACCCGGTTGTTGTAGTGACGGTTTAGGGCTAAGCTAAGTAGATCAGATGCATATTTTGAGGAGCTGTAGGGCTCACGGCCTTTCTGATGCTGTAGGTCATCTAGACTAAAAGCGGACCGCCGAGCATTACTGGAGGATGTCCAGATCACTAGAGAATTGTGGTCCATCTGACACATTAAGGGCTCCAGTTCTCTCACCTGTCACAgaaacaaaaatatgttttttaatacgGGATTGTACTGGCACGAGTTAGTGCACTCTCAGGACTGGGTTGCATAAGGAAGGTCATCCGGCGTAAAACACGTGCCATCACTCCGCTGCGGCGACCCCTGATTGAAGGGAGCAAGCcaagagaaaaagaagaataCGCGATTGTACTGCTTCATTTCTTCACCATTTAAAGTGTAAACAGAATTACACTTTCACTTTTTAGACACACTGGTAATCCTACCCTGAACTATTACCATTAGTTGAGCCATAAAAAAAGacttaaagataaaaaaaaaaatttaactaccattcaaaatgaatttatgttttttgaaaaaagtcttttatgctcGCCAAGGCTGTAGCGTAAAAACAGTACAAGtgtttattacaattttatttattttaaacaagattgttacaatttaaaataagttttttttatttaccatattttaaaatgtaatatatatcaAGCTAAATTTTTAGGAGCCATTACTCCAAAAAGTcacagaattcattctaatattctgatttggtgcttaagaaacattttgttttattatcaattatgaatttatttaatgttattgatttaatgatttaataatgATGTATTGCTTATTTCTTGGaaactgtttaaatgtttttttttttttttctgaattctttgATAAATCAAACGTTtataaacatacactaccagtcaaaagtttttgaacagtaatatttttcatgttttttaacgaaatatgaaatatttttaacatttaaaaagacttagttttctatttgaatatatttattatttatttatctgaaataaaaagcttttgtaacatttaaaagcttggatgctttaaattgatcaaacgagatgataaagacatttataatggtacaaaagatttctattttagataaatgctgttcttctaaactttctattaataaaagaaacctgaacaaaaaaaatctactcagctgtttcataataataataaatgttttttgagcagtaaatcagaatattagaatgatttctgaagggtcatgtgactggaatgatgctaaaaattcagctttgaaatcacaggaagaaattccattttaaaaatttatttaaatagaaaacagttattttaaataataaaaatatttcacaattttactgtttgtgctgtactttggatcaaaaaaaaaaaattctgttcaaaaactttcgactggtagtaaaaaaaaaaaaatactaaaaaagcaTTCATTTTCCCCCTTAAAAATACTACCGACCCCAAACCTTCAAACAGTAATGTAggtatatttgaccctggaccgcaaaaccagtcgtaaatgtcattttttttttcttttcgaaattgagatctatacataatctgaaagctttccactgatgtatggattgttagaATATAGGCTAATATTTGgcagaaatacaactatttgaatatctcgATTCTGCAGGAGCAaaaataagttcttagcaatgcatattactaatcaaaaattaagttttgatacatttacggtaggaaatatcttcatggaacatcgtctttacttaatatcctaatgatttttggcataaaagaaaaagttataattttgacccatacaatgcatttttggttattgccacaaatatacctgtgctacttacgactggttttgtggtccaggcctccagggtcacatatatataaaataatctaaaaagAATTACAGTGTGCTGGGTGAGAGAGAAGCAGAGGGCAACTTGACTAGAAATACAAGCCTCGCTCCTCCTCACACGGTGCCTTCCCAGCAGAAAATCAATACGTCTTGTCTGGCCTTCGAGGACGTGGAGTGTCATATCTACTGCAACTTTAATGCCTCAGCCACTTGAGCTACAATAACATGAGTGTTTAAAGAAGCATGAGGAAAGAACGCTGCTGCCCGACTTCCAGCACTGATGACCAGATGCCTTAGTCCAAATGAATGAGCTCTTCAATTAGCAGACAGCAGTATTTTACAAAGAAGCACAGGGCTGCAATTTGAGGACTCAAAATAACTTCAGCACTAGAGACTTTCGGATGAATTATTGATCAGGACAGCTGCCAGGGAACAAGTTGTTGACAACAGTGAAATCAATCCTGTGGCATTTATGGGTGAAATATTGTTGAGGAAATATTTGTTTGCATGGAAATGCAACATGGAAACTATGTTGCATGGAAAAGacagaaatactgtaaaaatgagaAGTGTTCTACCACAGTCAAAAACACTACTTttgtctatatgtgaccctggaccacaaaaccagtcataaggttaaagtttacaaaaatgagatatatacatcatatgaaagctcaataaataagctttctattgatgtatggtttgttatgatgggacaatatttggccgagatacatctatttgaaaatctggaatctgagggtgcaaaaaaatcaaaatactgagaaaatcacctttatagttgtccaaattaagttcttaacaatgcatattactaatcaaaaattacattttgatatatttatagtaggaattttacaaaaaatcttcatggaacatgatctttacttaatttcctaatgatttttggcataaaagaaaaatcaataattttgacccatactatgtatttttggctattgctacaaatataccccagcgacttaagactggttttgtggtccagggtcacatatgtggtcaTAAAAACACATTAATATCTAATAGATCAACTTACCAGAAGGAAATGACCAAAAAGATTAGTGGCAAACACCTCCTGCAAACCACTGGGTGTGACCTTATCTTCCTGGGTCAGAAGACCCTCCCCGGTGGCAAACATGTGAACCACATTACtgataggtaaaaaaaaaaaaaaaaatatatatatatatatatataacaatgaaTTATCATCAAATCAGTAAATACCAGGGTCAGAAATTGTGGGCTTGTGGGCCAccgaaataaacaaaaatgccctATAAGTTCAAGACAAAGGggtaaaaaatcttttaaaatgtctttaaaagcaGTATACAATACAGTATGCAACAATGCATGCTATAGAAAGTATAATACTGAATGCAGAGTTTGTGTACTTTATTGTATTATGTCAAAGTGTAATAAGTAATATGACAGTAATATCAGATTTAAAGTAATGTTGGGGCACAAACTtgctttataaaatatattttagaaactATGAACCaccatatttttacaatttaaaattactttttctatttcagcattttaaaatgcaatttattcttgtgatagcaaagctgaatttttcagggTCACgtttcttcagaaatcatcctaatatgctgattttgtgctcaagaaacatttattgttattaatgctaaaaactgtttttttaggattatttgatgaatataaagtttaaaagaaaagcatttatttgaaatagtgacattataaatgtcttacccgtcacttttaattaattgattaaaagtgaataTACAGTAATAtcggcacccttggtaaatatgagcaaatgtgactgtgaaaaaaaatctgcatcatttatcctttagatctttcatctgaaaaaaattacgattctaacctttcattgaagtaaaacaatggaaactggggggggggggggtctcattatgaaataaatgtttttctctagttcacgttggccacaattattggcacccttagaaatttgtctaagtaagatttaaattaatattacaatttcttcagcacaccagggtggctaggagtataaaattgttcagccatgactttctgtttcACATGATTATattatgaggaacacaaaggccaaatacCCTTAATCACCCATCACAAGAAGTTaaaccaaagaatatagttctgatgtgcagctCAAGTTTGTTGAGCGttacaaaatagaaagtggctgtaagtaaagagctaaagcattgacaatccccattcccaccatcagggtaataattaagaagttccaatcaactaaagatgttacaaatctgcctagaagaggatgtgtgtctatatcatcctaatgcacgattaggaggagagtttga from Garra rufa chromosome 12, GarRuf1.0, whole genome shotgun sequence harbors:
- the hsd17b7 gene encoding 3-keto-steroid reductase/17-beta-hydroxysteroid dehydrogenase 7, producing the protein MKKVVLVTGANSGIGLALCERLLSQDAQLQLCLACRNMQRAEAARQALLVSHPQAQVTLLHLDVGNMRSVLRAAEQFKQKYNRLDYLYLNAGIMPNPRVDHKAFYKGLFSSNVVHMFATGEGLLTQEDKVTPSGLQEVFATNLFGHFLLVRELEPLMCQMDHNSLVIWTSSSNARRSAFSLDDLQHQKGREPYSSSKYASDLLSLALNRHYNNRGLYSSVICPGLVMTNLTYGILPSFFWTLIMPIMWLIRIFTNTFTLSPYNGAEALFWLFMQKPESLDPMAKYHSLTSGLGNNYTQPHKMDIDESMSEALYVKLLDLEDTVRKKLRDEDLDIKAKN